One window of the Gemmatimonadales bacterium genome contains the following:
- a CDS encoding Ppx/GppA family phosphatase — translation MTVISSASTRGRASTGDTKPERIAAIDVGSNSIRLSIAEYDRNRGLRILDEVKEQPRLAAGIASTGALDEHAMDAAVAALKRMREVADRRGVTRIRAVATSAVREAENGRLFVKRVRRETGLALEVIDGDAEATLSYRSVAHHFSLSGTRTLIADIGGGSLELIGVVNGLVEMTDSLPLGAVRLTEAWLDSDRPTARAVSDLRRWVRKRLKRAVSGRDWNAAAVIGSGGTFTNLGRMIRARRGFDIGDAVHGETVATGEIEQILEWLTTKTSAERAAIPGLNPQRADIILAGLAVTAELLDLTGSPSLTISAYGLREGLLLDMVGDDRALTVDPLRAMREFVDRCQGDRRHVEQVRILALTLFDRLQESLGADTSERALLEAASLLHDVGQVVSYRQHHKHSFQLIIHADRLSLNARDRLLVALISRYHRKKGPSKKHPDFARLSEADRAVVRRLSGILRIADGLDRGHAAVVDQVTTRLTHDQLFIRVTPKRLGADLALEVWGASRKADVLEDVLDRKVRISVAAP, via the coding sequence GTGACTGTCATTTCCAGCGCATCGACGCGAGGCCGGGCCTCCACCGGCGACACCAAGCCCGAGCGAATCGCCGCGATCGACGTCGGATCGAACTCGATCCGCCTGTCGATTGCCGAGTACGATCGGAATCGCGGCCTGCGGATTCTGGACGAGGTCAAGGAGCAGCCGCGACTCGCGGCTGGCATCGCGAGCACCGGTGCCCTCGACGAGCATGCCATGGACGCCGCGGTTGCCGCGCTGAAGCGGATGCGGGAAGTCGCGGATCGGCGTGGGGTGACGCGGATCCGAGCCGTTGCGACATCGGCCGTGCGCGAGGCCGAGAACGGCCGTCTCTTCGTCAAACGCGTCCGGCGCGAAACCGGCCTGGCGCTCGAAGTCATCGACGGTGACGCCGAAGCCACGCTGTCCTATCGGTCAGTGGCGCATCACTTCTCACTCTCCGGCACCCGGACCCTGATCGCCGACATCGGCGGAGGAAGTCTCGAGCTGATCGGCGTGGTCAACGGCCTGGTCGAGATGACCGATTCCCTCCCCCTGGGTGCCGTTCGCCTGACCGAAGCCTGGCTCGACAGCGACCGACCGACGGCGCGGGCCGTCAGCGACCTGCGACGCTGGGTCCGCAAGCGGCTCAAGCGCGCCGTCTCCGGTCGGGACTGGAATGCAGCGGCTGTCATCGGATCGGGCGGCACCTTTACCAATCTGGGTCGAATGATCCGGGCACGGCGGGGTTTCGACATTGGTGACGCGGTTCACGGCGAGACCGTCGCCACCGGCGAGATCGAGCAGATCCTCGAATGGCTCACCACCAAGACCTCGGCCGAGCGGGCGGCCATTCCCGGCCTCAATCCGCAACGCGCCGATATCATCCTCGCCGGACTGGCCGTCACTGCCGAGCTGCTCGATCTGACCGGCTCACCGAGCCTGACCATCAGCGCCTATGGCCTGCGGGAGGGCCTGCTGCTCGACATGGTCGGCGACGACCGTGCGTTGACCGTTGACCCGCTTCGCGCTATGCGGGAGTTCGTCGACCGTTGTCAGGGCGACCGGCGGCACGTCGAACAAGTCCGCATTCTCGCTCTGACGCTCTTCGATCGGTTGCAGGAGTCGCTCGGTGCGGATACGTCGGAACGCGCCTTGCTCGAGGCTGCCAGCCTGCTGCACGATGTCGGGCAGGTCGTCAGCTACCGCCAGCACCATAAGCACAGCTTTCAGTTGATCATTCACGCCGACCGCCTCTCGCTCAACGCGCGTGACCGGCTGCTGGTGGCACTGATCAGCCGGTATCACCGGAAGAAGGGTCCCAGTAAGAAGCATCCTGATTTCGCGCGTCTGAGTGAGGCTGATCGGGCTGTGGTCAGGCGTCTATCGGGCATCCTGCGCATTGCCGACGGCCTCGACCGCGGCCACGCTGCGGTGGTCGATCAGGTCACGACGCGACTGACGCACGATCAGCTCTTCATTCGGGTTACCCCGAAGCGCCTCGGCGCCGACCTGGCTCTCGAAGTCTGGGGCGCATCCCGCAAGGCGGACGTGCTGGAGGACGTTCTCGACCGCAAGGTGCGAATCTCAGTCGCCGCGCCCTGA
- a CDS encoding sigma-70 family RNA polymerase sigma factor → MPPTHPSLDELFSLAYEELRRLAATVRQNDPNSSLSPTALVHEAWLKLQGRAGVTTESRLHFRRLAARAMRQIVVDLARRRLTEKRGAGPALITYGDDLNDAGPTGDDVLLLHDTLESLATHAPRQARVVELRYFGGFDIHEIAELLEVGPATVSRDWRAAKAWLGAHLAHDAAPVDGKRA, encoded by the coding sequence ATGCCGCCAACACACCCCTCGCTCGACGAGTTGTTCAGTCTGGCGTACGAGGAACTTCGCCGCCTCGCGGCCACGGTACGACAGAACGATCCGAACAGCAGTCTGAGCCCAACCGCACTCGTCCACGAGGCATGGCTCAAGCTCCAGGGCCGCGCTGGCGTGACAACCGAGTCGCGGCTGCATTTCCGCCGCCTCGCGGCGCGCGCCATGCGCCAGATCGTGGTCGATCTCGCCCGCCGCCGTCTCACCGAGAAGCGCGGGGCCGGGCCCGCCCTCATCACTTACGGCGACGACCTGAACGACGCCGGCCCGACTGGCGACGACGTGCTGCTGCTGCACGACACGCTCGAGTCGCTTGCCACGCATGCGCCACGCCAAGCGCGCGTCGTAGAACTGCGCTACTTCGGTGGATTCGACATCCACGAGATTGCGGAGTTGCTGGAGGTCGGACCGGCAACCGTCAGCCGGGACTGGCGGGCCGCCAAGGCCTGGCTCGGCGCCCACCTGGCCCACGACGCAGCACCAGTCGACGGCAAACGCGCATGA
- a CDS encoding serine/threonine protein kinase, with the protein MMDETRWDRIQSLFHAALNRPPKERSAWLLNECGGDSALLDEVAHMLAADAQRDGLLEQDLAAVAASLVRREDHGTLAGRTFGPYRVLDLVGQGGMGVVYRAERRDVNQQVAIKVLRDAAVSPARRERFSVEQQTLARLNHPAIAQLYHADTLPDGTPWFALEFVDGRRLTEYCREQQSSVQERLLLIRAVAEAVEHAHRHLIVHRDLKPSNILVRDDGSVKLLDFGIAKHLEDLETPADQTRTGLRLMTPAYAAPEQLRGDPIGIHTDIYSLGVILYEVLAGRTPFDLAGKTPGEAERLVLERDPERPSLEARQHAWAAPAGRAAWSDLDVLCLTAMHKDAARRYRTIDALIKDIDRYLAGEPLAAQPDTIAYRIGKLLKRHRAAALAAAATLVTLIALMTFYTVQLSRAREAALAEATRTQRIQRFVFAMFRGGDETAGPADSLRVVTLLDRGLDEARTLDAEPRLQADLYHTLGGISHQLGQLERADSLLSLALERRRALLGADHADVAASELALGELRIEQARYDDADALVRPALALLERGRPSDDPTMTAARVALGKILQERGQYEESIAELTLSAASASPRRHEDPTYALAVTELGNSYFYAGQYGAADSLFRLLRDFHQARYGPRHPLVAGDLINIGAVAFEQGRHPDAEGTYREALSITEEFYGGNHPKVADGLTMLSRPLLFQHKTEEAWSILHRALAIQERVYGSDHPKVASVMNEVGNVAAHLGRLPESEKAYARVLRIYRGAYDSTHYTVGVAISNLAHVHLVSGQYEEAVPLFREAIAIFSERQSPQHTNTGIARIKLGRALQRLGRNAEAAVESRAGYEIMRAQVDPSSGWLRAVRIDLLAAHEALGDEEVASRYRAELADTAASPSTR; encoded by the coding sequence ATGATGGACGAGACCCGCTGGGATCGGATCCAGAGCCTCTTCCACGCCGCGCTCAATCGGCCCCCGAAGGAACGGTCCGCCTGGCTCCTGAATGAGTGCGGCGGCGACAGCGCGCTGCTCGACGAGGTCGCCCACATGTTGGCGGCCGACGCGCAGCGCGATGGACTGCTCGAGCAGGATTTGGCCGCGGTGGCCGCATCCCTGGTGCGTCGGGAGGACCACGGCACACTGGCGGGGCGCACGTTCGGGCCCTATCGGGTCCTCGACCTGGTCGGCCAGGGAGGGATGGGCGTCGTCTATCGCGCTGAGCGCCGTGACGTGAATCAGCAGGTTGCCATCAAGGTACTGCGCGATGCTGCGGTCTCGCCCGCACGACGGGAACGTTTCTCAGTCGAGCAGCAGACGCTGGCGCGGCTCAATCATCCGGCCATCGCTCAGCTTTACCACGCCGACACGCTGCCAGACGGCACGCCGTGGTTCGCCCTCGAGTTCGTCGATGGCCGCCGGCTGACAGAGTACTGTCGGGAGCAGCAATCCTCGGTGCAGGAGCGGCTGCTGCTGATCCGCGCGGTTGCCGAAGCCGTCGAGCATGCACACCGACATCTGATCGTTCATCGCGACCTCAAGCCTTCGAACATCCTGGTTCGGGATGACGGCAGCGTCAAACTGCTCGATTTCGGGATTGCCAAACACTTGGAGGATCTCGAAACACCAGCCGACCAGACACGGACCGGCCTCCGCTTGATGACGCCAGCCTACGCCGCGCCCGAACAACTCCGCGGTGATCCGATCGGCATTCACACAGACATCTACTCCCTGGGCGTCATCCTGTATGAAGTCCTCGCCGGCCGCACACCGTTCGACCTCGCCGGAAAGACCCCCGGCGAGGCCGAGCGCCTGGTGCTCGAGCGCGACCCCGAGCGGCCGTCGCTCGAAGCCCGCCAACACGCCTGGGCTGCACCTGCGGGCCGCGCTGCCTGGTCTGATCTCGATGTGCTGTGCCTCACCGCGATGCATAAGGACGCAGCACGGCGATATCGTACCATCGACGCGCTGATCAAGGACATCGATCGTTACCTGGCGGGTGAACCACTCGCGGCCCAACCCGACACCATAGCCTATCGAATCGGTAAACTGCTCAAGCGTCATCGGGCTGCGGCACTTGCGGCGGCAGCAACGCTTGTCACGCTCATCGCCCTGATGACGTTCTACACGGTTCAACTCTCCCGGGCTCGAGAAGCGGCGCTGGCCGAGGCGACACGCACACAACGAATTCAGCGCTTCGTGTTCGCAATGTTCCGCGGCGGCGACGAAACCGCAGGGCCGGCCGACAGTCTGCGAGTAGTCACTCTGCTCGACCGCGGCCTCGATGAAGCCCGCACCCTCGACGCCGAGCCACGCCTGCAGGCCGACCTGTACCACACACTGGGCGGCATCTCACATCAGCTGGGCCAACTCGAGCGCGCCGATTCCCTGCTCTCGCTGGCGCTCGAACGCCGGCGAGCGTTGCTGGGTGCAGACCATGCCGACGTCGCGGCAAGCGAACTGGCGCTCGGAGAACTCCGGATCGAGCAGGCACGGTATGACGATGCCGATGCGCTTGTACGCCCGGCCTTGGCCCTCCTCGAACGCGGGCGACCGTCCGATGACCCGACTATGACGGCAGCACGCGTCGCCCTTGGTAAGATCCTGCAGGAACGTGGGCAGTACGAGGAGTCGATTGCGGAGCTCACGCTTTCGGCAGCCAGCGCGTCGCCCCGGCGTCACGAGGATCCGACGTATGCCCTGGCCGTGACAGAACTCGGGAACAGCTACTTCTACGCCGGCCAGTACGGCGCGGCCGACTCTCTCTTCCGCCTGCTCCGAGACTTCCACCAGGCCCGGTACGGACCTCGCCATCCGCTGGTGGCAGGCGATCTCATCAATATCGGCGCCGTCGCGTTCGAGCAGGGTCGCCACCCCGATGCAGAGGGGACCTATCGGGAAGCACTGAGCATCACGGAAGAGTTCTATGGCGGCAACCACCCCAAAGTTGCCGACGGTCTCACCATGCTGAGCCGCCCGTTGCTGTTCCAGCATAAGACCGAGGAAGCGTGGTCCATCCTCCACCGCGCGCTGGCCATTCAGGAGCGCGTCTACGGCAGTGACCACCCAAAGGTGGCCTCGGTGATGAACGAAGTCGGCAATGTAGCAGCACACCTGGGACGGCTGCCCGAGTCGGAGAAGGCCTATGCGCGCGTGCTCCGCATCTATCGAGGCGCTTATGACAGCACGCACTATACGGTCGGCGTGGCCATTTCCAACCTGGCACATGTCCATCTCGTGAGCGGCCAGTACGAAGAGGCTGTTCCCCTGTTTCGAGAGGCGATTGCAATCTTCTCGGAACGGCAGTCGCCCCAGCACACCAACACCGGTATCGCCAGGATCAAACTCGGCCGGGCATTGCAGCGACTCGGCCGGAACGCCGAAGCAGCAGTCGAGTCCCGGGCGGGCTACGAGATCATGAGGGCGCAAGTCGACCCGAGCTCCGGGTGGCTCCGGGCGGTGCGAATCGACCTGCTGGCCGCGCACGAGGCGCTCGGCGATGAAGAGGTGGCATCGCGGTATCGGGCCGAACTTGCCGATACGGCGGCCAGTCCGAGCACGCGCTGA
- a CDS encoding helix-turn-helix transcriptional regulator, giving the protein MRPSSRPIDSLLPLPPVTFHILLALADETLHGYAIIQSVATRTGGGLTLGAGTLYRSIQRMVEQGLVVETRSRPAPEFDDERRRYYQITPFGTSVARAEAARLTELVRMAQASGLIPRRA; this is encoded by the coding sequence ATGCGTCCCTCGTCCCGTCCCATCGACAGCCTGTTGCCCCTGCCGCCAGTCACGTTCCACATCCTGCTGGCCCTTGCAGACGAAACGCTGCACGGATACGCCATCATCCAGTCGGTCGCAACTCGAACGGGCGGCGGCCTCACCCTGGGTGCCGGGACCCTCTACCGCTCGATTCAGCGAATGGTCGAGCAGGGTCTTGTCGTCGAGACCCGAAGCCGCCCCGCCCCCGAGTTCGACGACGAACGCCGCCGGTACTACCAGATCACGCCGTTTGGGACCAGCGTTGCCCGCGCTGAGGCGGCCCGGCTGACCGAGTTGGTCCGCATGGCTCAAGCGTCAGGCCTGATTCCGCGCCGCGCCTGA